Proteins encoded within one genomic window of Acidobacteriota bacterium:
- a CDS encoding VWA domain-containing protein, giving the protein MGKKTNPPVRIRLGAFLWIVCSLWPSASAQDVPTFKTSTELVLVDLVATDRDGNFIWDLRPDELEVLEDGKRQTVTFFSLQDRGTPIPAREPEGPGKPTPSISSVPIQTIEEGYYVFLMDLHSMPFDALGRSKEAIRSFVESRLGPNDQVMLATIRHRLRINQAFTRDTERFSQALDKVPFEPRLEGNLSRFMEIMDDIFADMGALGVANDPSLAQGNVEELVPQIEGAIQMAAGESRQILSQMEIQVAFSCAAIGALARHLRSLPGRKHLMLISAGYPLNARTVMKNIIRERAAMFAPSQYAQVHMLVNSSMAGSGRRTSFESRLRSVIDQANRSQVSIYSIDPRGLMPPAISNAATRQSGSHMYASHSNQDITAPQDFLTTLSSGTGGLSFLNDNDMARGIGKAFDDGRSYYLLGYAPRAKRKPGKFHEIRVKLARKGVKLRYRQGYVDADPEQTAHADLANAFKFPELFRDFPFRVQVTNPSGKLKVRTLIPTRSFAFSRNGRKNRCVMEMFGALVDDSGKWVGEDFLFFKRLDLDLDSEGLDHFQRYRDFSSSSEKDAPPGKYDLVVVLRQSLSGRMATSTRSVVVQ; this is encoded by the coding sequence GTGGGAAAGAAGACGAATCCTCCCGTCAGAATCCGGCTTGGCGCCTTCCTCTGGATCGTCTGCAGCCTCTGGCCGTCCGCCTCGGCCCAGGACGTCCCCACCTTCAAGACGTCGACGGAACTGGTTCTGGTTGACCTTGTGGCAACCGACCGGGACGGCAATTTCATCTGGGATCTGCGCCCGGATGAGCTGGAGGTGCTGGAAGACGGCAAACGCCAGACGGTGACGTTCTTCAGCCTGCAAGACCGGGGGACGCCGATCCCGGCGAGAGAGCCTGAGGGACCGGGAAAACCAACACCGAGCATCAGCAGCGTCCCGATTCAGACGATCGAAGAAGGGTACTACGTCTTCCTGATGGACCTGCACAGCATGCCCTTCGACGCTCTGGGCCGCAGCAAGGAGGCCATTCGCAGCTTCGTCGAGTCGCGCCTGGGCCCGAACGACCAGGTGATGCTGGCCACCATCCGCCACCGGCTTCGGATCAATCAGGCCTTTACCAGGGACACGGAAAGATTCAGCCAGGCACTGGACAAGGTCCCCTTCGAACCTCGGTTGGAGGGCAATCTGAGTCGTTTCATGGAGATTATGGACGACATATTCGCCGACATGGGCGCCCTCGGCGTGGCCAACGATCCGAGCCTGGCTCAGGGGAACGTGGAAGAACTGGTCCCGCAGATCGAAGGAGCCATCCAGATGGCGGCGGGCGAATCGAGGCAGATCCTCTCCCAGATGGAAATCCAGGTGGCGTTCAGTTGCGCCGCCATCGGCGCCCTGGCCCGCCATCTGCGTTCCCTCCCGGGACGCAAGCACTTGATGCTGATCTCGGCCGGATACCCGCTGAACGCCCGCACCGTCATGAAGAACATCATCCGCGAGCGCGCCGCAATGTTCGCCCCCAGCCAGTACGCGCAGGTCCACATGCTAGTGAACAGCAGCATGGCGGGTTCGGGCCGGCGGACCAGCTTCGAGTCGCGGTTGCGGTCGGTCATCGACCAGGCGAATCGATCGCAGGTCTCCATCTACAGCATCGATCCCCGGGGCCTGATGCCTCCGGCCATTTCCAATGCCGCGACCCGGCAGTCGGGAAGCCACATGTACGCTTCCCACTCGAATCAGGACATCACGGCTCCCCAGGATTTTCTCACTACCCTGTCGTCGGGCACCGGCGGACTCTCCTTTCTGAACGACAACGACATGGCGCGTGGCATCGGGAAGGCCTTCGACGACGGGCGCAGCTACTACCTGCTGGGATATGCGCCCCGCGCGAAGCGGAAGCCGGGCAAGTTCCACGAGATCCGGGTCAAGCTGGCGCGAAAGGGAGTCAAGCTCCGTTACCGCCAAGGATACGTCGACGCGGACCCGGAGCAGACGGCGCATGCGGATCTTGCCAACGCCTTCAAGTTTCCCGAACTGTTTCGGGACTTTCCCTTCCGGGTCCAGGTCACCAACCCGTCGGGCAAGCTGAAGGTCCGCACCTTGATCCCCACGCGTTCGTTCGCTTTTTCGCGCAACGGCCGGAAGAACCGCTGCGTCATGGAGATGTTCGGTGCGCTGGTCGACGATTCGGGCAAGTGGGTGGGCGAGGACTTCCTTTTCTTCAAACGTCTGGATCTGGACCTGGACAGCGAGGGCCTGGACCATTTTCAGCGTTACCGGGATTTCAGCTCCAGCTCCGAAAAGGACGCTCCGCCGGGCAAATACGATCTGGTGGTGGTCCTGCGCCAGAGCCTTTCGGGCCGAATGGCGACCTCCACCCGTAGCGTCGTCGTGCAGTGA